The genomic segment GTGCAGCACCACGCCGAGCGCGTACACATCCGCGGCGGAGGTGACGGTCTCGCTCCGGATCTGTTCGGGTGCCGCATACTCGGGCGTCAGCGCAGAAGCCGCTGTGGTGATCGCGCAGGCCGTACGCGCATGCGCCCTCTCCTCCATCTCGTGAGCCGCCGTGGCCTCGGTGTGGCCGTCGAGCATGCGGGCAATGCCGAAATCGATCAGCTTCAGCTCACCGTTCCCGGTGACCAGGATGTTCGCGGGCTTCAGATCGCGGTGAACCACATGATGCGCGTGCGCGTACTCGACGGCCGCGCATACACGGCCGAACAGGCGGAGCCGTTGTTCGAGCCCGAGGTCGTTAGTGTCGCAGTAGCGCGTGAGAGGCACGCCCTCCACGTGCTCCATCGCATACCACGGGCGTCCGTCGGCCGTGACGCCGCCATCGAGCAGATACGCGATGCTGGCGTGCTGGAGATGCGCGAGGATCTGGCGCTCACGCAGAAAGCGGCGCCGCATCTCCTCGCCGAACAGGCTGCGACGGATCACCTTGAGTGCGACGCACTGCTCGAACTGGCCGTCCGCGCGCTCGGCCAGATAGACGACACCCATGCCGCCGGCCGCCAGCTCCCGCACGATCCGGAACGGACCGATACGCTCGCCGTCGCGCGCGCCGGCATCCGCGGCGTGGGTCGGGTCTGCGTCCAGGGGCGCCTCCCCCGCGCGCAACAGCTCGCCGGCGCGAACCGCGGCGGGAGTCTCCAGGAACTCCCCGGCCTCTCCGTCGGCGCGCAGCAGCGCCTCGACGGCCGCGCGCAGCTGCGGCTCGCCGGCGCAGGCGCTCTCCAGAAATGCAGCGCGTGCCGTCGCGTCGAGCTCTAAGGCGCGATCGAGGAGCGGCTCGACCCTGCGCCAGATCTCCGGCGTGAGCGGAATCATCCGGCTGCCGGGTGCGCCGCATCGTTGAGCGCGGCGAACAGGAATGCGCGGGCCTTGCGCCAGTCACGCTTCACAGTGCGTGCGGACAGGTCCAGGATCGCACCCGTCTCGTCGACCGAGAGGCCGGCGAAATAACGCAGCTCGACGATCCGTGCGAGCCGCTCGTCGAGCGCCTCCAGCGCGTTCAGTGCGCGCTCCAGCTCGACCAGCTCCGCGGCGGCTTCAGCACGTGTGGTACCGTCCCCCACGGCGTCCGGCTCGAGCAGGATCCGCACGCTCGCGCCACCTCGTTTCTGCGCGCGGGCACGGCGCGCGGCGTCAGTAATAATCTGGCGCATCGCGCGCGCCGCGACCGCGAAGAGATGCCGCCGGTCGACATAATCGAACCGGTTTGCGGCGGCGAACTTGAGGTAGGCCTCGTGGACGAGGACGGTTGGCGAGAGCGTCGCCCCCGGTGTCCGGCCGGCGAGCTGCTGGCACGCGAGCGCGTGCAGCTCCCCGTAGACGCGGGCGAACACGGCGTCCAGCGCGCTGCGGTTTCCAGCACGCAGCACGTCCCGCAGCCCGGTCACATTATCCGGGACATTCAGCGGCCTGGCTGGGGCGGAGGTGTCGTTGCGGAGCACGGTGGCGCTCCCGATGGAGGATACCTTCATGGTAGGGCAATTCCGGACACGCTGCAAGCCAGTCCGTCCCGACGGACGACAGCGGAGCGGCCGCCCCGCGCTGGCACACGCCTCCATGGCCCCGCAGGAGCCACGATCGCGTTTATACAGGGCAAGCTGCATCGCCAACGGAAGGTTCACATGAGAAAACAGAAGTGAGAACCACGTCGGGCCGATGGTTCGCGCTCCGGACGTGTCATGCAACCGATCGGATTCGCCGCAACGCGATGTTCGTCATGCTGATCGCAACAGCTGTGGCGTGCCCATCGCTCCACGCGCAGCAGTCTGCCCCTGCGTCGACCCCGGCGCCGACGCAGTCTGCGGCGATGCCACTTCCCGATACATCGCCCCGGCCGTTGATCGAGTGGACGAAGATCCCGCCGCAGATCGAGATGCCGCACCAGATCCGCGACAGCGTGCGATTCGGGTATCTGCACGTGCCGCGGGACCACGCGCAGCCGACCGGGCCGATGATGCGGATGGCGTTCGCGATCGTAGCGGCGACTACACCGCATCCGGCGCCGGACCCGCTGGTGTTCATCGTCGGC from the Longimicrobiales bacterium genome contains:
- a CDS encoding ECF-type sigma factor codes for the protein MKVSSIGSATVLRNDTSAPARPLNVPDNVTGLRDVLRAGNRSALDAVFARVYGELHALACQQLAGRTPGATLSPTVLVHEAYLKFAAANRFDYVDRRHLFAVAARAMRQIITDAARRARAQKRGGASVRILLEPDAVGDGTTRAEAAAELVELERALNALEALDERLARIVELRYFAGLSVDETGAILDLSARTVKRDWRKARAFLFAALNDAAHPAAG